From one Flavobacterium kingsejongi genomic stretch:
- a CDS encoding terminase large subunit domain-containing protein: MEEINIIRPQPGYQMLALSSPADIVIGGGAAGSGKTFCLLIDPLRDVKNKDFNGVIFRRLTTQIKAAGGLWDESNKLYNLAGGVSNSTDLFWKFESGAKIKFSHLEHEKNVISWQGAQIPFIGFDELTHFSKSTFFYLLSRNRSVSGVKPYIRATCNPDPDSWVYELISWWIDDEGYPIKARQGVIRYFVKDGENMIWADSVVECIKKAWYFIGPLSERANVDPKHFVKSITFIGGSIYENKKLLDVNPDYLANLAAQDENSRKQLMDGNWKAAINPSDVYDYAMFRDYFTNDFVKPGTKCITVDVAMMGSNKLVISYFDGNRWEDIKIIDKSSGKDVTDTIKLMQTRHSVPNSKVTYDANGVGAFIGGSENSFIPNSVPFDNNSKALKNPNKGDKRNFKNLKAQCYYLDGEIIEQYISERVAMTMYDDKMTVRQRLEFERKAIKKKKKIDEEPEGLISKDEMKQKYLSGDSPDLLDGLMMKRIFDLKKIGLPVIG, encoded by the coding sequence ATGGAAGAGATTAATATCATCAGGCCGCAACCCGGTTATCAAATGCTCGCACTTTCATCGCCTGCCGATATCGTGATTGGTGGTGGTGCTGCAGGATCCGGAAAAACCTTTTGCTTATTAATTGACCCATTAAGAGACGTAAAAAACAAAGATTTCAACGGGGTAATATTCCGGAGGCTTACTACCCAGATTAAAGCAGCAGGGGGGCTATGGGATGAATCTAATAAATTGTACAACTTGGCTGGCGGTGTATCAAATAGTACGGACCTATTCTGGAAATTCGAATCCGGTGCTAAAATAAAGTTTTCGCATTTAGAACACGAGAAGAATGTAATTAGTTGGCAAGGTGCGCAAATCCCGTTTATCGGGTTTGACGAGTTAACACACTTCTCTAAATCAACGTTCTTTTATCTTCTATCACGTAATAGATCAGTATCAGGTGTGAAGCCCTACATACGAGCCACATGCAACCCTGATCCAGACAGTTGGGTATATGAACTGATATCCTGGTGGATCGACGATGAGGGCTATCCAATCAAAGCGAGACAGGGAGTCATAAGGTATTTCGTTAAGGACGGTGAAAATATGATATGGGCGGATAGTGTAGTTGAATGCATAAAGAAAGCTTGGTACTTTATCGGGCCATTATCTGAACGGGCCAATGTGGACCCAAAGCATTTTGTCAAGTCCATTACATTCATAGGCGGGTCCATATACGAAAATAAGAAACTGCTTGATGTGAACCCGGACTACCTGGCCAATCTTGCAGCACAAGATGAGAACTCACGTAAACAACTAATGGACGGTAACTGGAAAGCAGCTATCAATCCAAGTGATGTTTACGACTATGCCATGTTCAGGGACTACTTTACCAATGACTTTGTCAAGCCGGGAACTAAATGCATTACCGTCGATGTGGCAATGATGGGAAGTAATAAATTAGTCATATCATATTTCGACGGCAACCGATGGGAAGATATAAAAATTATTGATAAGTCATCAGGTAAGGATGTGACCGATACTATTAAGCTAATGCAAACCAGACACTCAGTACCCAATTCAAAAGTCACTTATGACGCTAATGGTGTGGGAGCATTTATCGGAGGTAGTGAAAATTCATTCATCCCAAATTCAGTCCCATTTGACAATAACTCAAAAGCTTTGAAGAATCCCAATAAGGGCGATAAGCGAAACTTTAAAAATCTAAAGGCACAATGTTATTACCTCGATGGCGAAATCATCGAACAGTACATATCTGAACGTGTGGCCATGACCATGTACGATGATAAGATGACCGTACGCCAACGTTTAGAATTCGAACGTAAAGCGATTAAGAAAAAAAAGAAGATCGATGAGGAACCAGAAGGTTTGATATCTAAAGACGAAATGAAACAAAAATACCTGAGCGGGGATTCTCCCGATTTGCTCGATGGGCTTATGATGAAAAGAATATTTGACCTAAAGAAGATCGGGTTACCCGTCATCGGATAG
- the istB gene encoding IS21-like element helper ATPase IstB: MNESTVTKMKQMKLYGMFNAFKTAIESGKTDHYTLDQFVSMIIDAEWDERYNRRIERSITNAKFHYKSNIESINFDVSRNLDRNMVLRLAECEFIEKNENILITGSTGVGKSYLGTALGYQACIQGFKVSYFNTSKLFARLKMAKADGTYLRELTKIQRQDVIILDDFGLQALDSHNRITLLEIIEDRHNNGSIIVTSQIPVQGWYDIIGEKTIADAILDRLIHQSHRLELHGESMRKKRGINKE; this comes from the coding sequence ATGAATGAATCCACAGTAACCAAAATGAAACAAATGAAGCTTTATGGCATGTTTAATGCTTTTAAAACAGCCATTGAAAGCGGGAAAACAGATCATTATACCCTTGACCAGTTTGTATCGATGATTATTGATGCAGAATGGGATGAAAGGTACAATCGTCGTATTGAACGAAGTATCACTAATGCCAAATTCCATTACAAATCAAATATTGAAAGTATCAATTTTGATGTATCACGTAACCTGGACCGAAACATGGTACTGCGTCTGGCAGAATGCGAATTTATAGAGAAAAACGAAAACATTTTAATCACTGGAAGCACCGGTGTCGGTAAAAGTTATTTAGGTACTGCATTAGGTTATCAAGCCTGTATACAGGGTTTTAAGGTAAGTTATTTTAATACCTCAAAATTGTTCGCTAGACTAAAAATGGCTAAAGCAGATGGTACTTATCTACGGGAACTTACCAAAATACAAAGACAGGATGTTATAATACTTGATGATTTTGGACTCCAGGCACTTGACAGCCATAACCGAATTACTCTTTTAGAGATCATAGAGGACAGGCATAATAACGGCTCTATAATCGTGACATCACAAATACCAGTTCAAGGCTGGTATGATATAATTGGAGAAAAAACGATAGCCGATGCAATATTAGACAGACTTATACACCAATCTCATAGGCTTGAATTACATGGAGAATCCATGAGAAAGAAAAGAGGAATAAACAAAGAGTGA
- the istA gene encoding IS21 family transposase yields the protein MANKITDMSKIRKVIKFYCNGKSKLFISSYLSLSRNTVKKYISLFEVLELSFELIDQKTDAELELLFSQTSVEAISPRLQTLYDFFPKMERELKKVGVTVQHMWEQYIAVNPDGYRTSQFHYHYNIWGKRVNPVMHMNHKAGDKMYVDYAGKTLSIIDIDTGEVKEVQFFVAILGASQYTYAEASMSQQKENFVDSVENAMRFFEGTPAAIVPDNLKSAVIKSSRFEPTINETLADLAEHYETTILPARAYRPRDKSLVEGAVKILYRRIYVTIKETKFFSLEELNQQIWDLLDSHNNRKLTGRPYSRFELFLEDEKEKLRPLPQDRFEIKYQSFATVMQNGHVQLSQDKNYYSVPYQYVKKKAKLLYTKSTVEIYYKYNRIAVHPRNYKPYVYTTTPEHLASTHQFVAQWSAARFIEWANNIDESVGEYIMQIIESRNHPEQAYKSCLGILNFEKKVGRQRLINACRRALDFKIYNFKTIQNILENNLDHIDFDQEPEQELPDHSNIRGKHYYN from the coding sequence ATGGCAAACAAAATAACAGACATGAGTAAAATTAGAAAAGTAATTAAATTCTATTGTAATGGAAAGAGTAAGTTATTTATAAGTAGCTACTTATCCCTTTCAAGAAATACGGTAAAGAAATATATTTCTTTATTTGAAGTTCTCGAATTAAGCTTTGAATTAATCGACCAAAAAACCGATGCAGAGCTGGAACTTTTATTCTCCCAGACTAGTGTAGAGGCCATTAGCCCGAGATTACAGACACTTTATGATTTTTTTCCTAAAATGGAACGTGAACTAAAAAAAGTTGGCGTTACCGTACAGCATATGTGGGAACAATATATTGCTGTAAATCCTGATGGTTATCGAACTTCACAATTTCATTATCATTACAATATATGGGGCAAACGAGTTAATCCGGTCATGCATATGAACCATAAGGCTGGTGATAAAATGTATGTTGATTATGCCGGAAAGACACTCTCAATTATTGATATAGATACTGGAGAAGTCAAAGAAGTACAATTTTTTGTAGCAATATTGGGCGCTAGCCAATACACGTATGCTGAAGCTTCCATGAGCCAGCAAAAGGAAAACTTTGTTGACTCGGTAGAAAATGCCATGCGCTTTTTTGAAGGCACTCCTGCCGCCATTGTTCCAGATAATTTAAAATCTGCCGTAATAAAAAGCAGTCGTTTTGAACCGACAATCAATGAAACCCTGGCTGATTTAGCAGAACATTACGAAACCACAATTTTACCTGCCAGAGCTTACAGGCCCAGAGACAAGTCACTAGTTGAAGGAGCTGTTAAGATATTATATCGAAGGATTTATGTAACCATAAAAGAAACTAAGTTCTTTTCTCTGGAAGAATTAAACCAGCAGATCTGGGATTTACTTGACTCTCACAATAACAGAAAACTGACAGGACGCCCTTATTCCCGCTTTGAATTATTTTTAGAAGACGAGAAAGAAAAACTGCGTCCACTCCCACAAGATCGTTTTGAAATTAAATACCAGTCTTTTGCAACAGTAATGCAAAACGGTCATGTTCAATTAAGCCAGGACAAAAACTATTACAGCGTTCCGTATCAATATGTAAAGAAGAAAGCCAAGCTGTTATATACCAAATCAACAGTAGAGATTTATTATAAATACAATCGAATAGCTGTACATCCAAGAAACTACAAACCTTATGTCTATACAACAACTCCTGAGCATTTAGCCAGTACACATCAATTTGTAGCCCAATGGAGTGCTGCCCGCTTCATTGAATGGGCTAATAATATTGATGAGTCAGTAGGAGAATATATAATGCAGATAATCGAAAGCAGAAATCATCCAGAACAGGCTTATAAAAGCTGTTTAGGAATACTGAATTTTGAAAAAAAGGTAGGCAGACAGCGATTAATAAATGCCTGCAGGCGGGCACTTGATTTTAAAATTTACAATTTTAAGACCATACAAAACATTTTAGAAAACAACTTGGATCATATTGATTTTGATCAAGAACCTGAGCAGGAACTTCCCGATCACAGTAACATAAGAGGAAAACACTATTATAACTAA
- a CDS encoding glycosyltransferase encodes MKSENITTTKQLYTSDEQTFISTVFGNFTKPNGNPLGFIVLMGSFALMIGAAFLFYDLQPEFTQFNLDRVNSVWGLSFLVVAASLLLFKVGFFLYNVVLYFKYKPIKSVSDALLPTCTVIVPAYNEGKQVWETLLSLAESHYPEEKLQLLAIDDGSKDDTWYWMQKAKQKLGDRLSIYQQPQNKGKRHALYRGFNLGTGEIFVTVDSDSIVKKDTLRNLVSPMVTNEKCGAVAGNIQVLNNDKALLPKMLNVSFVMSFEFMRSAESSLGSVMCTPGALAAYRSTAVFACLPDWINQTFMGQPSDIGEDRAMTNMILKQGYEVLFQRNAYAFTNVPESYSGLYKMFIRWDRSNVRESIMMSKFVFKNFRTGSKVGSRLLFLNQALKIVMTYPFTLFMLFMVIVHPLLFLSSTLFSILILSSFPVLFYAKRYSVSESFWAYSYSILYTFGLFWITPYAIATANRRGWLTRGLSEVK; translated from the coding sequence ATGAAAAGCGAAAACATTACTACGACCAAACAATTATACACTTCCGATGAGCAAACGTTTATCAGTACGGTTTTTGGAAACTTCACAAAACCGAATGGAAATCCTTTAGGCTTTATAGTACTCATGGGCAGTTTTGCGCTTATGATTGGAGCTGCGTTCTTATTTTACGATTTGCAGCCTGAATTTACGCAGTTTAATCTTGACCGCGTCAATTCGGTATGGGGGCTTTCTTTCCTTGTTGTTGCCGCTTCATTGCTCTTATTCAAAGTTGGTTTTTTCCTGTATAATGTAGTCCTGTATTTTAAATACAAACCTATCAAATCCGTTTCTGATGCTTTATTGCCTACCTGTACGGTAATCGTTCCGGCATACAATGAAGGAAAACAGGTATGGGAGACGTTGCTAAGTTTGGCAGAGAGTCATTATCCAGAAGAAAAATTACAATTGCTTGCTATTGATGATGGAAGTAAAGATGATACGTGGTACTGGATGCAAAAAGCAAAACAGAAATTAGGAGATCGTTTGTCGATTTACCAGCAACCACAAAATAAAGGGAAACGCCATGCACTTTACCGTGGTTTTAACCTCGGTACCGGAGAAATTTTTGTAACGGTAGATAGTGATTCAATTGTAAAGAAAGATACACTGCGAAATTTAGTTAGCCCAATGGTTACTAATGAAAAATGTGGTGCTGTAGCAGGAAATATACAGGTTCTAAATAATGATAAGGCATTATTGCCAAAAATGCTGAATGTAAGTTTTGTAATGAGTTTTGAATTCATGCGATCTGCAGAAAGCAGTTTGGGTTCTGTAATGTGTACACCGGGTGCTTTGGCCGCATACCGCAGTACTGCAGTATTTGCCTGTCTCCCGGATTGGATCAACCAGACGTTTATGGGACAGCCTTCCGATATTGGTGAAGACCGTGCCATGACGAATATGATTTTGAAACAGGGGTATGAGGTATTGTTCCAAAGAAACGCATATGCCTTTACCAATGTGCCTGAAAGCTACAGTGGATTATATAAGATGTTTATCCGATGGGACAGGAGTAATGTACGTGAAAGCATCATGATGTCAAAATTCGTATTCAAGAATTTTAGGACTGGTTCTAAAGTAGGTTCACGCCTTTTATTTTTAAACCAGGCATTAAAAATCGTAATGACCTATCCGTTTACGCTGTTCATGCTCTTTATGGTAATAGTACATCCGTTATTATTTTTAAGCTCTACGCTTTTCAGTATACTAATACTATCCAGTTTCCCGGTTTTATTTTATGCTAAACGTTATAGCGTATCGGAATCGTTCTGGGCTTATTCCTACAGTATTTTATACACCTTTGGCCTCTTTTGGATTACTCCGTATGCCATTGCTACTGCCAACAGAAGAGGATGGTTAACACGTGGTTTGTCCGAAGTAAAATAA
- a CDS encoding sigma-70 family RNA polymerase sigma factor, whose protein sequence is MLPELVKRDSVWRRMAFQICKSKDTADDLVQEMYLYFSDKEKTVTDWYIFKTMKDIFLHQVNKSKRHISIGDFQIIDDCSDYDVKRDTVCEIVIEEIKNLPFYERELLNITMEMSQRALSKETGISLKSINKTIVSTKKKVWKIAIQKAGESGML, encoded by the coding sequence ATGCTTCCTGAATTAGTGAAACGTGATAGTGTTTGGCGTAGAATGGCCTTTCAGATTTGCAAAAGCAAAGACACTGCTGACGATCTGGTTCAGGAAATGTATCTGTACTTCTCAGACAAAGAAAAGACGGTAACCGATTGGTACATATTCAAGACCATGAAAGATATATTCCTGCACCAGGTCAATAAGTCCAAACGGCATATTAGTATTGGTGACTTTCAGATAATCGATGATTGCTCAGACTATGATGTAAAAAGAGATACTGTATGTGAAATAGTAATCGAAGAGATTAAAAACCTACCATTCTACGAAAGGGAGTTACTGAATATTACAATGGAAATGTCACAGCGGGCATTGAGCAAGGAAACGGGGATTTCTTTGAAGTCAATAAATAAAACAATCGTATCAACAAAAAAAAAGGTATGGAAAATAGCGATTCAAAAAGCCGGGGAATCGGGGATGTTATAG
- a CDS encoding terminase small subunit — translation MIQCLTIKQENYCQAYVRLGNKSVAYREAYSASKMKPETVNRAAFELHENPNITARIKEIQHDLYKRNQMSIDECISILSDIARFDIVDIYDESGNLKKIQEIPKSARNSIEQIESFEEFEGRGIERKSTGINRKIKTSDKQAAIDKLIRYMGGYNKDNEQKQTNITLFEIPKNGRD, via the coding sequence ATGATTCAATGCCTCACGATAAAACAGGAGAATTATTGCCAGGCTTACGTTAGGTTGGGGAATAAGTCCGTGGCTTATCGTGAGGCTTATTCTGCCTCTAAAATGAAACCCGAGACAGTAAACAGGGCAGCATTCGAATTACACGAAAACCCCAATATAACGGCAAGGATAAAAGAAATACAGCACGATCTGTACAAGCGAAATCAGATGTCTATTGATGAATGCATTTCCATCCTTTCGGACATCGCACGATTTGATATAGTTGATATCTATGATGAAAGCGGAAACCTAAAGAAAATACAGGAAATACCAAAGAGCGCCCGTAATAGTATCGAACAGATCGAATCATTCGAAGAGTTCGAAGGCCGGGGAATTGAACGTAAGTCCACGGGTATCAATAGAAAAATAAAAACCTCAGACAAACAGGCGGCTATCGATAAGCTGATACGCTACATGGGAGGCTACAACAAAGACAACGAGCAAAAGCAAACAAACATAACGTTATTCGAAATACCGAAGAATGGAAGAGATTAA